The region CAGGCAGATATTCAACATAGGCAACTTCATCCAGGAGACGATTCAGAAGGCACCCGACCCGGACTACCTGCTGGAGCAGCTGGAGCAGAAGGTATTCTCCCTGTCGGAAGAGCGGGTCACGAACACCCTCGTTCCCCTAAAGGACGTCCTCTACGAGTTCGTGAAGAAGACCCAGGAGCTCATGACCCGCAGAGAGATGGTCACGGGCCTTCCCAGCGGGTTCGTAGAGCTGGACAAGATGACGTCGGGCTTTCAGCCCTCAGACCTCATAATCCTTGCCGCAAGGCCGTCGGTAGGTAAAACCGCCTTTGCCCTCTCCATAGCCTACAACGTTGCCGTCAACGAGGGTAAGAGCGTTGCAATTTTCTCCCTCGAGATGTCTAAAGAGCAGCTTGTCGCAAGGCTCGTGGCCCAAGACGCAAAGATAAGCCTCGCGAAGATAAGGAGCGGCTTCCTCAACGAGAGGGAGATGGAGAAGATTCACGACTCCGTCAGCCGGATAGAGGAGGCCCCGATTTACATAGACGACACCTCAAACATATCGGTCCTGGACCTCAGAGCGAAAGCTCAAAGGCTCAAGGCGGAAAAGGGCCTCGACCTCATAATCGTAGACTACCTGCAGCTGATGAGGGGCATAAGGAAGACCGAGAGCCGCCAGCAGGAGGTATCGGAGATATCCCGCTCCCTCAAGATACTGGCGAAAGAGCTGGGGGTTCCCGTTATAGCGCTCTCCCAGCTCTCGAGGCAGGTTGAGCACAGGGCAGACAAAAGGCCTCAGCTCTCGGACCTGAGGGAGAGCGGTAGCATAGAGCAGGACGCCGACGTTGTGATGTTCATCCACAGGCCCGACCTGGTTAAGAAGAAGCCCGACCCGGAAGAGGAGGGAATAGCGGAGATAATCATCGCCAAGCAGCGTAACGGCCCGACCGGAACGGTCAGGTTGGCCTTTATTAAGGAGTTTACAAGGTTTGAGAACCTTGAAGAGGCCCAGGTGAGCCCCCAGGAGGAACCGGGCCAGCAGCAGGGTCTCGAGGTTCAAGAAGAGAGCAGCGTAGAGGAGCCCTTCGGTCCGGGAGACGGCGATAGCTTCGACGACTTCGGCTTCAACTTCGACTTCTAAGAGAGGGCCTCGGGGCAGAGGTGCCTAAACTCGCACCAGCGGCAGTTCAGCTCCGAAGGCGACGGGGTGAGCTCTCTGAAGCTCTTACCCAAAAACTCCTCTTCCACGCTCTCGATTATGGGAACGAGCTTCACCTTGAAGGCCTCTATCTCCCGCCTCGAAAAGACCACCCTCTTAACGGTTCCGTACCTTACGTTGTGAAGCTCTAAAGCGAACCGCTGAAACTGGGGGAACTTAACAGCCGCAAGCAGGGCGTACCACCTGAGCTGGGTCTTAACCCGGTTGTCAAAGTCGTGGCTTCTGCTGGTTTTGTGGTCCACAATGTAGAGGGTCTCCCCCTTAGAGAAGAGGAAGTCGAGCTTCCCCCTCAGGAAAACGCCCCCTGAGTCGTAGGGAACGCAGCGGAGCTCCCTGTCTACCGCAAGCTCAAGCTCCCAGAACTTGAGCTCTCCCCTGTCTACCCGCCTGAGCTGGCCGTTCACAAACTTGAGTATGTTCGGGAAGAACTGACCTATACGGTTTAGGTCTGCAAGGGGCTCCTGCTCCTTGTAGAGTCGGGCGTAGTGGAGGAGAAGCTCCTTGGAAAGGGGTTTACGCCTCAGGAAAACGGCGTTTAAGGCGTTTTCAAGAACGAAGTGGACGCCGCTTCCGAGAACTAAAAAGTCTGCCCTTTCAAGGGGTTCAAGCTTCTGGACGTAACGGAAGAAGAACTCATACTGACACCGCTTGGCCTTCTGAACCTTCGAAAACGACCAGGGCCTTAAGTGCTCAATACCTACAGTCAAATCCTGCTCTATCTGGTAAGCCATAACTCCCTTTAAAAGGAGGGGACTAACCCCTCCCGATAAGCTCTCTCAGTTTTCCGACAACTCCATCAACGGGAAGCTCGAGCCGCTCCCCGCTCCTTCTAATTTTAAGCTCCACAACCCCCTCAGAGGCCTTCTTCCCTACGATAACCTGGTAGGGAATGCCGATAAGGTCGGCATCCTTAAACTTAAAGCCGGGCCGCGCGTTCCTGTCGTCAAGGAGAACGTCAAAGCCGGCCTCCATAAGCTCAGAGTAAACCCTCTCGGCGGCCTCCACTATCTCTTCCTTCTTTACGTTTACGGGTATCACTATAACCTCAAACGGCGCAATCTCCACAGGCCAGATTATCCCGTTCTCGTCGTGACCCTGCTCAACGGCTGCGGCCATAACCCTCGTTACCCCTATGCCGTAACACCCCATAACCATCGGCTTTTCGTTGCCCTGTTCGTCCACAAAGGTGGCCCCCATGGCCTCGCTGTACTTGGTTCCCAGCTTAAATATGTGGCCCACCTCTATGCCGCGCTTTTCAACGAGCGGAGCGCCGCACTTGGGGCAGGGCTCCCCTCCCCTTACCTCGGTAACGTCAACGAACTCTGCAACGCTGAAGTCCCTACCCCAGTTAACGTTCTTCAGGTGGTAGTCGGCCCTTCCGGCACCGGCAACGAAGTTAACCATCGGTATAACCGAGTAGTCGGCGTAAACGGGCAGGGGCAAACCGACCGGCGAAAGGTAGCCCTTGGGCTGACCGGTAAACTCCTCTATCTCCTTGTCGGTTGCAAGGCGAACCTCTTTGGCGTTAAAGGCCTTTTTAAGCTTCGCCTCCTCAACCTCCCTGTCGCCCCTCAGGGCAAGGACAACGGGCCTTCCGTCTATAACGTAAACCAAGAGCTTGAGTATCCGCTTCTGGGGAACGGAGAGGAACCGGGAGACCTCCTCTATCCGCCTGATTCCCGGGGTGTGAACCTCCTCCACGGCCTCAAACTCGCCTTCCCTGTTCGGGGGAACTTCCGGCCTTACCTGCTGAGCCTTTTCGGTGCTTGCGGCATACCCGCACTCGGGGCAGTAAACGAGCTTACTCTCGCCGGTATCTGCAATCACCATGAACTCGTGGGAGAAACTGCCCCCTATCTCGCCCGTGTCGGCCTCAACCGCCTTAAACTCAAGGCCGAGGCGCTTAAAGATTCGGGAGTAGGTTTCGAACATATTCCAGTACTCCCTCTCGGCGTCCTCGTCGGAGGCGTGGAAGGAGTAGGCATCCTTCATTATGAACTCCCGGGAGCGCATAAGGCCGAAGCGGGGCCTTATCTCGTCGCGGAACTTGCGGCCAATCTGGTAGAGGTTAAGGGGCAGCTCCTTGTAAGACTTCACTTCCTTTCGAACCAGGTCTGTAATCATCTCCTCTGCGGTGGGGCCCAGGGCGTAGTCCCTTTCGTGGCGGTCTTTGAACTTAATCATCTCCTTACCGTAAACGTCCCACCTGCCGCTCTCCTGCCACAGCTCGGCCGGGTGCATAATGGGCAGTATAACCTCCTGCGCACCGGCCCTCTCCATCTCCTGGCGTATAACCTGCTCTATCTTCCTGATAACTCTTGCACCGAGGGGTAAAATGTCGTAGAGGCCGGAGGCCACTTTCCTTATGAAACCGGCCCTTACAAGGAGCTTGTGGCTCGGTATCTCTGCATCGGCCGGAGACTCCTTTTTGGTAGGTATAAACGCCCTTGAAAACCTCATCGTTCCTCCAAAATTTGGTATTCCACAGTTAAGGTGGAAGCGGTGAAAATTCTACACGTAGACACGGAAAAAGGGTTAAGAGGCGGAGAGCAGCAGCTCCTCTACCTGGTAGAGGGACTGAAGAGAAGGGGCGTTAGGCAGGCCGTTGCCTGCCGGGTGGGAGACAGGCTCTTTAACCGCTGCAGGGAGCTGGGGGTGGAGGTTATCCCCTTGAAGGGGAACCAGACCTCCGACCTCTTCAGGCTCGGAGCGGTGGCAAAGGGATTTTCGCTGGTCCACGCCCACGCAGCCAAGGCCCACACCCTGGCCGCCCTCTCTAAGAAGTTCCACGGGAAGCCGGTAGTTTACACAAGGAGGGTAGACTACCCGCCGAAGCTCAACAGGCTCACCCTACTGAAGTACAAGCTCACCGACTCGGTAGTTGCAATCTCGAAGGCGGTTAAGGGGGTACTTGAAAGCAGCCTCCCCTTTTTAAAGGGGAAGGTGAAGGTAATCTACTCGGCGGTAGATACCTCCCTCGCCGGTGCAGTAGACCCAGATAGGGTTGAGCAGATAAGGAGGGAGCTCGGCGGAGAGCCGATAATCGGCTCCTTTGCCGCACTCACACACCAGAAGGATATCCCCAACCTCATAGAGGCGGCAGGGAGGGTTGTGAAGGAGTACCCCTTTGCCCGCTTCGTGGTTTTCGGCGAGGGGAAGCTGAGGAAGAGGCTCCAAGCCCTGATAGAGGAGAGGGAGCTAACCGGTAACTTTACCCTTTACGGGTTTGTAGAGGACGTTCCGAACTACATGAAGGCCCTCGACCTCTTCGTGCTGCCCTCGAGGAACGAGGGGCTCGGCAGCGTAATACTTACGGCTATGCTCTTAAAGGTGCCGGTTGTGGCAACGGCCGTAGGCGGAACGGTTGAGGTTATAGAAAACGGTAAAGACGGTGTTTTGGTTCCCCCTGAATCACCAAAAGAGCTGGCGGAGGCGGTTTTGAAGCTCCTCTCCTCTCCGAGCCTCCAGAGGGAGCTCACCCAAAACGCCTACTCTAAAGTGGTAGGGCGCTTCTGTAAGGAGGTAATGGTAGACTCTTACCTGGAGCTTTACGGGGAGGTCTTAGGTGGATAGGGCCTACGAGAGCTTTCTCTCTGAGCTTAAAAAGAGGGTAAAACCCTCCCTCTTTAAGAGTGCCTTTAAGGATATGAAGCTCGCCGAGCGGTCTGACGAGAGAATCCTCCTTCAGGTGAAGGACTCGGTGCTGAAGGAGGTAATTGAGAAGAACCTTCGGCCGGTGGTAGAGGAAGCAGCCAAAAAGGTTTTCGGCCCGGTAAAGGTCGAGTTTACCGTTCCTTCAGAACCGGTAAAAACGCCACAGCCACAGCAGCTCGAACTCGGCCTATTTAAGAAGAGCCAGAAGAAGGAGGAGGAGCTTCAGTCCAACCTCAACCCCAAGTACACCTTCGAGAACTTCATAGTGGGAACGAGTAACCAGTTTGCCCACGCGGCGGCCCTTGCAGTTGCCGAAAACCCGGGTAAGGCCTACAACCCCCTGTTCATCTACGGAGGCGTAGGGCTCGGCAAAACCCACCTGATGCAGGCAATAGGCAACTACATCAAGAAGAAAAGTCCCTGGAAAAAGGTCATATACGTAACCACCGAAACCTTTATGAACCAGCTTATAGAGGCCCTGAAGTCCGACAACATCTCGTCGTTCAGAGAAAAATACAGGAACATAGACGTTCTGCTCATAGACGACATTCAGTTCATAGGGGGCAAAGAGCGTACCCAGATAGAGTTCTTCCACACTTTCAACGCCCTTTACGACGCCGGCAAACAGGTTGTTCTCACCAGCGACCGGCCGCCGAAAGATATCCCCACCCTAACCGAGAGACTCAGGAGCCGCTTTGAGTGGGGACTCATAGCAGACATACAGCCGCCGGACTTTGAAACCAGAGTTGCAATACTCAAGAGGAAGGCAGAGCTTGAGGGAATAGAGGTCAGCGACAAGGTCATAAAGCTCATAGCCACGATAATAAAGTCCAACATCAGGCAACTTGAAGGGGCCCTTATAAAACTGAAGGCAAAGGCAACGCTGGAAGGGAAACCGATAACCGAACGGCTTGTAAGGGAGCTCTTCTCCCAAGAGAGTCCCGAGGAAAGGGCAGAAAAGAGGCGCAGGGAGATTTCGCTGAAGCTCATAAAGACAACCGTGAGCAGCGAGTTCGGAGTAGACGAAGAGCTCCTCTTGAGCTCGTCCAGGAAGAAACAGGTTGCCCTGGCAAGGCAGGTGGCGATGTACCTGGCAAAGAGGATAGGGAACTACCCCTACACCCAGATAGCTGCGGCCTTCAACAGGGACGACCACACAACGGTTCTCCACGCCGTTAGGAAGGTGGAAGAGCTCCGGAAGAGGGATGAAAAGATTAATCAGCTTTTAGAAAAGCTTGAACTCAAAGTTAGAGAAGAGGTTGAACGCTCTTCCCAAGTTATCCACAGTGATGTGGATAACTATGTGGATAAGTCTGTGGATAACTGAAATCTGTGGATAACTTATTAACCGTAAATTTCAGTTATCCACATAAAAAAGTTATCCACACAGTTATCCACAGAAAAATCGCCGAGTTATCCACATAATGTGGATAACTCTGAGGGTCGAAGCCTTTGGGGCGTAAGGAAGTTTCCGAAAAGTGCACAATTTTTGTGCACCTATAATTATTATTACTTAGAGATATATATCTATATATCCCGTAATAGAAGTAAATATATATAGGGAGGTGAGCTTAATGAAAATTAAAGTCAACAAGGCCCTGATTCGGGACGCGGTGAAAGTTGCAGCCTCGGCCGCAGATAAGAGGGGTAACGTTCCGATACTCTCGAACGTTCTGCTGGAGGCCGAGGATAACCTGTTAAGGCTTGTGGCAACGAATTTAGAGATAGGGATATCCACAGTTGTGGATTGTTCGGTGGAGGAGTGTGGAAAAACCACCGTTAACGCGGGCAAGGCGGCGAAGCTCTTCTCCTCTATAACGGGGGAAGAGGTGAGCCTGTCTGCAGGCGACTCTAAGCTCGTTGTAGAAACGGCAAACTCCCGGTTTTCACTTGCCACCTTACCCCCCGAGGAGTTCCCCGAGGTTGAGCTTCCCCAAACCTTTCCCGTTACTCTGCCCTCTCAGGAGATAGACAGGGCCATACGGAAGGTGGCTTACGCCGCAAGCAAGGACGAGGCCCGTTACATCCTCACCGGCGTCCTGTTCCGCTCTGTAAACGGTGCTCTCCACGCAGTTGCCACCGACGGCCACAGATTGGCCCTCTACGAGATTTCTGCAGCCGCCCAAGGGGTGAACTCGATAATTCCGAAAAAATCGCTCAGCGAGCTTAAAAAGCTGCTCAGAGAGAGCGAAGAGGTGGGGATTGTGGAAACGGGCAACAAGCTCTACTTCAACACCGGCGACACGGTGATGTGGACCTCCCTGATAGAAGGGGAGTACCCGGACTACACCGCCGTTATCCCCGAAGGGAACTCCAAAGTTCTTACCGCCGACAGGGAAGAGCTTCTCTCCGCCCTGAAGGAGGTTGCGGTAATCTTCGACAAAGAAGAGGTAAGGGGAGCGGTTTTCACCCTCTCCGACGGAAAACTTACTATAACCGCCAGGAAGATTGAGGGCGATGCCGCCGAAGAGGCCGAGGTTACAATTCCCGTAGACTACTCCGGCGGGGAGTTCCAGATAGGTTTCAACATCGTTCACCTTATTGAATCTGTGGGCTCCTTCGACGGAGAGACCCTAAAGATAGCCATGGAGGAGCCGGTTACTCCCGTCCTTATCACCTCTCCGGAGGAGCCTCAGCTCACCAACGTTATCATGCCGATGAAGGTGTGATGGGCAGAGTGAAAACGCTCCCCAACCTGCTTACCGTTTTAAGAGTAGCCCTTTTGCCCTTTATCGTTGTGTCGATTATCCAGGGCCACAACCTGCTGGCCCTGGTTCTATTTACCCTTTCGGCTTTAACAGACTTCCTCGACGGTTTCCTGGCGAGGCGCTCAAAATCTGTTACCTACCTGGGTATGCTGCTCGACCCGGTTGCAGACAAACTGCTCACCTCCTCTACGCTGATTTCGCTGGCTTACGTGAAGCTCTGCGACCCCTACTCGGTTATAGCCATAGTAGGCCGCGAGGAGGCCGTTACCGGCATGAGGGCCATGGCCGCATCCCGTGGACTGGTTATACCGGCCTCTGCCGGTGGCAAGGTGAAAACCGTCCTTATAATGGCTTCCATACTCCTGCTCCTTGCAGGGTTCAGGGAAATCGGAGAGCTTCTGCTTATCGTCTCTGCGGCTGTGGCCATACTGACCGGAGTTCTCTACTTCGTAAACTTCTTCAAAGCTTTGGGGGATAGATGATTTTCGCCGTTATACTGCTTGCGTTTCTGCTCGGTTCCGTGCCCTTCGGTTACGTGATAGGAAAGCTTAAAGGGGTAGACGTAAGGAAACACGGCAGCGGCAACATAGGGGCCACAAACGTTTCAAGAGTTCTCGGGAAAAAGTGGGGTGCCGTTGTTCTACTACTCGATGCCCTAAAAGGTGCCCTGCCGGTGTTGCTCCTTAAGCTCTCGGGAGCTCCCCTTCACTACCAGGTCCTTGCAGGTCTGGCCGCTGTCCTCGGCCACTGCTTCTCCCCTTTCCTCGGCTTCAGGGGAGGAAAGGGCGTTGCAACGGGGTTGGGAGCCTTCCTCGTAATATCGCCTAAAGTCACCTTCTTTGCCTTTCTTATATTCATCGTGGTCTTCCTGCTGACAAGGTACGTCTCACTCTCCTCAATTACCGCTGCCCTTTCGTATCCGCTGCTTTTTAAGTTCTTTGAAAAACCCGACGAGGCCTCCTTCATAGCCGTTGCCGTTACGGCATTTGTGATTGTGGCAAAGCACTACCAGAACATACTGAGACTGCTCAGGGGAGAGGAAAAGAAATTCCGATAAGGGGGTGTTATGGACCTTAAAGCCTACCTAAAGGAACGAAAGGCCCTTATAGACTCGGTTCTCCTAACCTACCTGCCGCCGGAGCCCGAGTTTGGTAAGAAGCTCTACGAGGCGGTTAAGTACTCCCTCACCGTGGGAGGTAAGAGACTCAGGCCGATACTCTGCCTTGCCGGCTGCGAAATCGTAGGCGGTAACAGAAACGACGCCTTAACCCCGGCCTGTGCTATAGAGATGATTCACACCTACTCCCTTATCCACGACGACCTTCCCGCCATGGACAACGACACCCTCCGCCGCGGCCACCCAACAACCTGGGTGAAGTTCGGCGAGGCTACCGCCATTTTGGCCGGAGATGCCCTTCTCAACAGGGCCTTTGAGGTTCTTGCAGACTGGGAGTTCGACTGTAACAGGAAAGTTAAAGTTATCTCCGAAATTGCGAGAGCTTCCGGCATGCTGGGAATGGTTCTCGGTCAACAGTGCGACCTCGATGCCGAGGGCAGGGGCGACGTTCCCCTTGAAGAGCTCCTATTTATCCACAAACACAAAACCGGCAGGCTCATCACCGCCTCTGTAGTTTCGGGGGGCATAACCGGCGGAGGTTCACCCGAAGAAATTGACGCGCTTAGGCGTTACGGCGACAGCCTCGGCCTTGCTTTCCAGATAATCGACGACGTTTTAGACGTTGTAGGAGACCAGGAGAAGCTCGGCAAAAACGTAGGCTCCGACCTTGAGAAAGGAAAAACCACCTTCGTGACAATCTTCGGCGTTGAAAAGGCCAGGAAGATGGCCTACGAAGAAGTAGAAAGGGCCGTTGAGGCACTGTCCATCTTCCCTGCCGAAAAACGGGAACCCCTTGAAGCCATTGCCCGTTTCGTTGTTGAAAGGGAGTATTAGGGACTAAATTGTGAATCATGGGAACTCACAGACGTTCGCCTATAATCAGAATACTGCAACAACTACCCGAGTTTGGAGGCGCTTTTTGATACTCGACAAGGTCAACTCCCCGGACGACCTGAAAAAACTGACAACTCAGGAACTCAAGCAACTGGCATCTGAACTGAGAGACTACATAATCTCCGTTGTTGAGAAAACCGGAGGGCACCTGGCCTCCTCCTTGGGGGTAGTGGAGCTCACAATAGCCCTCCTTAAGGTCTTTTCCCCTCCCAAAGACGAGATAGTCTGGGACGTTGGCCACCAGTCCTACCCTTACAAGATACTCACCGACCGTAAAGAGAAGTTCAAAACCCTAAGGCAGTTCGGCGGAATCTCCGGCTTTCCGTCAATTAAGGAGAGCCCGTACGACGCTTTCGGCACTGGCCACAGCTCAACCTCCATCTCTGCCGCCCTCGGGATAAAGGTCGGCAAAAGGTTAAAAGGAGAGGAAGGGCACGTAATAGCGGTTATCGGCGACGGTGCACTAACCGCCGGTGAAGCCTACGAAGGGCTCAATAACGCCGGTCAGCTCAAGGAAGACCTGATAGTTATCCTCAACGACAACGAGATGTCCATATCCAAAAACATCGGTGCGATATCCAACTACCTTACGAAACTGACAACCGGAGAGAGCCTCAGGAGGGCCAAGGAGCGGCTGGAGGAGGTAACGAAGAAGATATTCGGCGACACCTTCTACAAGGGCCTCAAGAGAGTTGAAGACCTTATAGTCAAGGGGCTCTTTCCTCCGGGGATGCTCTTTGAAGAGCTTGGCTTCCGCTACGTGGGCCCAATAGACGGCCACGACATAGAGACCCTTGTTACAACCTTAAGAAACGTTTCCAAGATGAGAGGCCCCACCCTCGTTCACGTTCTCACGAAGAAGGGAAAAGGGCACAAACCGGCAGAGGAGAGGCCCGATAAGTTCCACGGGGTTTCACCTAAGAAACTACTTTCAGAGCCCCAACCTCCCACCTACACCGAAGTCTTCTCCAAGACCCTTGTAGAGATGGCCGAAAAAGACTCCTCGATAGTTGCCATTACCGCTGCAATGCCTTCGGGCACCGGGCTCGACAGGTTTGCTGCCAGATTTCCGGAGCGTTACTTCGACGTAGGTATTGCAGAGCAGCACGCCGTTACCTTCGCCGCCGGCCTTGCCAAGAAGGGGTTGAGGCCGGTTGTTGCCATCTACTCAACCTTTCTACAGAGAGCCTACGACCAAATAATCCACGACGTTGCCCTTCAAGAGCTTCCCGTAACTTTCGCCATAGACAGGGCCGGCCTCGTCGGCGAAGACGGAGCCACCCACCACGGAGCCTTCGACCTCTCCTACCTAAGGGTTGTTCCCAACCTTGTGGTTGCAGCTCCGAAAGACGAAGAGGAGCTCCGTCACCTCCTCTACACTGCCGTTTACTCCGGCCGTCCCTTTGCAGTAAGGTACCCGCGGGGTAGAGGTTACGGCGTTACCTTGAGAGAGCCGCTGAAAAAAATCCCAATAGGCTCTTGGGAAGTTCTGAGAGAGGGGGGAGACCTGCTCATCCTTGCCACCGGTTGGACCGTTTACCAGGCCTTAGAAGCTGCAAGGGAGCTCTCTGCCGAAGGGATAGAGGCTACCGTTGTAAACGCAAGGTTCATAAAACCCTTAGACGAAAAACTCTTGAAGGAACTTGCCCTTAAACATAGCACCGTGATAACCGTAGAAGAGAACGCCGTTAAAGGGGGATTCGGCTCTGCCGTTAACGAATTCCTCGCCCTTTGGTACAACGGCAGGGTTTTCAACCTTGGCCTGCCCGATAAGTTCATAGAGCACGGCAGCCAGGCTCTGCTTCGGAAGCTCGTAAAAATAGACAAAGATGGAATAAAAGAGTCCGTCCGGGAAATTCTCGGAATTATTAAGAGATAAACTTGACTAAAGATTAAAATTTTGTTATAATTAGCCCTAACTTAAATTGATGATTCAATATTAACAAGGGGGTGTGAAACAATGAAGAAAGTAGTGGCATTAGGGGGAATTGTTTTATTGGCATCTTGTGGCGGAGGCAGCGGTACCTCTTCGGTATCTGAAGAGACGTACAAACTTGCTACTGTTTCCCAGGCACAAGAGGTCGAAACTTCTCCCGTTGTTGCTACAGATGCTGTTACAAGTATTACGGGAATTTCTTCGAGCAGCTCCAGTACAAAAGGAGGAGGGGTATCTTCTAAAGGTATAGCTCCTACTATTCTTGAAAAAATCGGAAGAGTTGATACCACTCGAGACCTAATATCTATTCCCTGTGATAACGGGAATTCGCTTGAAGCTTACGTTGTTTACGACACTGTTGACGGGGTTTCTCAACCCCAAAGCTGTAGTGATATCAAAGACATCACCATTAATATTTACAACATTAAAGGCGAAGACTGCCAGCTTGGGGATTATGTAATAGACGGAAATCAA is a window of Thermovibrio ammonificans HB-1 DNA encoding:
- the dnaB gene encoding replicative DNA helicase, yielding MSELIALESEYAVLGTMLLDPQALFKGVELLKPEAFSTERHRTLFRFFRDLVAEGYPEELLTPSFIKNELAKKGLFEKVGGEEHLNLLVEYAAPSLNTFEAECQRVKEKALLRQIFNIGNFIQETIQKAPDPDYLLEQLEQKVFSLSEERVTNTLVPLKDVLYEFVKKTQELMTRREMVTGLPSGFVELDKMTSGFQPSDLIILAARPSVGKTAFALSIAYNVAVNEGKSVAIFSLEMSKEQLVARLVAQDAKISLAKIRSGFLNEREMEKIHDSVSRIEEAPIYIDDTSNISVLDLRAKAQRLKAEKGLDLIIVDYLQLMRGIRKTESRQQEVSEISRSLKILAKELGVPVIALSQLSRQVEHRADKRPQLSDLRESGSIEQDADVVMFIHRPDLVKKKPDPEEEGIAEIIIAKQRNGPTGTVRLAFIKEFTRFENLEEAQVSPQEEPGQQQGLEVQEESSVEEPFGPGDGDSFDDFGFNFDF
- a CDS encoding RecB family exonuclease; this encodes MAYQIEQDLTVGIEHLRPWSFSKVQKAKRCQYEFFFRYVQKLEPLERADFLVLGSGVHFVLENALNAVFLRRKPLSKELLLHYARLYKEQEPLADLNRIGQFFPNILKFVNGQLRRVDRGELKFWELELAVDRELRCVPYDSGGVFLRGKLDFLFSKGETLYIVDHKTSRSHDFDNRVKTQLRWYALLAAVKFPQFQRFALELHNVRYGTVKRVVFSRREIEAFKVKLVPIIESVEEEFLGKSFRELTPSPSELNCRWCEFRHLCPEALS
- a CDS encoding proline--tRNA ligase, encoding MRFSRAFIPTKKESPADAEIPSHKLLVRAGFIRKVASGLYDILPLGARVIRKIEQVIRQEMERAGAQEVILPIMHPAELWQESGRWDVYGKEMIKFKDRHERDYALGPTAEEMITDLVRKEVKSYKELPLNLYQIGRKFRDEIRPRFGLMRSREFIMKDAYSFHASDEDAEREYWNMFETYSRIFKRLGLEFKAVEADTGEIGGSFSHEFMVIADTGESKLVYCPECGYAASTEKAQQVRPEVPPNREGEFEAVEEVHTPGIRRIEEVSRFLSVPQKRILKLLVYVIDGRPVVLALRGDREVEEAKLKKAFNAKEVRLATDKEIEEFTGQPKGYLSPVGLPLPVYADYSVIPMVNFVAGAGRADYHLKNVNWGRDFSVAEFVDVTEVRGGEPCPKCGAPLVEKRGIEVGHIFKLGTKYSEAMGATFVDEQGNEKPMVMGCYGIGVTRVMAAAVEQGHDENGIIWPVEIAPFEVIVIPVNVKKEEIVEAAERVYSELMEAGFDVLLDDRNARPGFKFKDADLIGIPYQVIVGKKASEGVVELKIRRSGERLELPVDGVVGKLRELIGRG
- a CDS encoding glycosyltransferase family 4 protein, with amino-acid sequence MKILHVDTEKGLRGGEQQLLYLVEGLKRRGVRQAVACRVGDRLFNRCRELGVEVIPLKGNQTSDLFRLGAVAKGFSLVHAHAAKAHTLAALSKKFHGKPVVYTRRVDYPPKLNRLTLLKYKLTDSVVAISKAVKGVLESSLPFLKGKVKVIYSAVDTSLAGAVDPDRVEQIRRELGGEPIIGSFAALTHQKDIPNLIEAAGRVVKEYPFARFVVFGEGKLRKRLQALIEERELTGNFTLYGFVEDVPNYMKALDLFVLPSRNEGLGSVILTAMLLKVPVVATAVGGTVEVIENGKDGVLVPPESPKELAEAVLKLLSSPSLQRELTQNAYSKVVGRFCKEVMVDSYLELYGEVLGG
- the dnaA gene encoding chromosomal replication initiator protein DnaA encodes the protein MDRAYESFLSELKKRVKPSLFKSAFKDMKLAERSDERILLQVKDSVLKEVIEKNLRPVVEEAAKKVFGPVKVEFTVPSEPVKTPQPQQLELGLFKKSQKKEEELQSNLNPKYTFENFIVGTSNQFAHAAALAVAENPGKAYNPLFIYGGVGLGKTHLMQAIGNYIKKKSPWKKVIYVTTETFMNQLIEALKSDNISSFREKYRNIDVLLIDDIQFIGGKERTQIEFFHTFNALYDAGKQVVLTSDRPPKDIPTLTERLRSRFEWGLIADIQPPDFETRVAILKRKAELEGIEVSDKVIKLIATIIKSNIRQLEGALIKLKAKATLEGKPITERLVRELFSQESPEERAEKRRREISLKLIKTTVSSEFGVDEELLLSSSRKKQVALARQVAMYLAKRIGNYPYTQIAAAFNRDDHTTVLHAVRKVEELRKRDEKINQLLEKLELKVREEVERSSQVIHSDVDNYVDKSVDN
- the dnaN gene encoding DNA polymerase III subunit beta: MKIKVNKALIRDAVKVAASAADKRGNVPILSNVLLEAEDNLLRLVATNLEIGISTVVDCSVEECGKTTVNAGKAAKLFSSITGEEVSLSAGDSKLVVETANSRFSLATLPPEEFPEVELPQTFPVTLPSQEIDRAIRKVAYAASKDEARYILTGVLFRSVNGALHAVATDGHRLALYEISAAAQGVNSIIPKKSLSELKKLLRESEEVGIVETGNKLYFNTGDTVMWTSLIEGEYPDYTAVIPEGNSKVLTADREELLSALKEVAVIFDKEEVRGAVFTLSDGKLTITARKIEGDAAEEAEVTIPVDYSGGEFQIGFNIVHLIESVGSFDGETLKIAMEEPVTPVLITSPEEPQLTNVIMPMKV
- the pgsA gene encoding CDP-diacylglycerol--glycerol-3-phosphate 3-phosphatidyltransferase, whose amino-acid sequence is MGRVKTLPNLLTVLRVALLPFIVVSIIQGHNLLALVLFTLSALTDFLDGFLARRSKSVTYLGMLLDPVADKLLTSSTLISLAYVKLCDPYSVIAIVGREEAVTGMRAMAASRGLVIPASAGGKVKTVLIMASILLLLAGFREIGELLLIVSAAVAILTGVLYFVNFFKALGDR
- the plsY gene encoding glycerol-3-phosphate 1-O-acyltransferase PlsY translates to MIFAVILLAFLLGSVPFGYVIGKLKGVDVRKHGSGNIGATNVSRVLGKKWGAVVLLLDALKGALPVLLLKLSGAPLHYQVLAGLAAVLGHCFSPFLGFRGGKGVATGLGAFLVISPKVTFFAFLIFIVVFLLTRYVSLSSITAALSYPLLFKFFEKPDEASFIAVAVTAFVIVAKHYQNILRLLRGEEKKFR
- a CDS encoding polyprenyl synthetase family protein; this encodes MDLKAYLKERKALIDSVLLTYLPPEPEFGKKLYEAVKYSLTVGGKRLRPILCLAGCEIVGGNRNDALTPACAIEMIHTYSLIHDDLPAMDNDTLRRGHPTTWVKFGEATAILAGDALLNRAFEVLADWEFDCNRKVKVISEIARASGMLGMVLGQQCDLDAEGRGDVPLEELLFIHKHKTGRLITASVVSGGITGGGSPEEIDALRRYGDSLGLAFQIIDDVLDVVGDQEKLGKNVGSDLEKGKTTFVTIFGVEKARKMAYEEVERAVEALSIFPAEKREPLEAIARFVVEREY